The Porites lutea chromosome 11, jaPorLute2.1, whole genome shotgun sequence genome includes a region encoding these proteins:
- the LOC140952271 gene encoding uncharacterized protein translates to MGDHFRDDVQLTMNIFDTVISPIHTYGSEVWGVDHDGKLENDPIEFVQTKFIRWLLGVNNFCSSNACRSEVGRFPMRTKTKCRAIKYWLKFCEPEHQNKLSGIAFTDQIGQDKKELWSSKLKRLLNLAGLGDIWSAKTNTPAIMNYIRHRLLDIEQQTWISEIHNDERKDPHQKNKLRTFRKFKLTHDYENYLTNVRNINHRVAITKLRLSNHKLAIEPGRYVKPYQPPDQRICPLCKTGIEDEEHFLMNCLAHRDPRRELFNTLKKETNLILDSMTPSSAFATLISMNSYYTLTDKLSFFPSACPFKFLLFVL, encoded by the coding sequence ATGGGCGACCATTTCAGAGACGATGTACAGCTCACAATGAATATTTTTGACACGGTTATTTCCCCAATACACACCTACGGAAGCGAGGTCTGGGGGGTCGATCACGACGGAAAGCTAGAAAATGATCCAAttgagtttgttcaaacaaagttCATTAGGTGGCTATTGGGAGTTAACAATTTCTGTAGCTCAAATGCGTGCAGATCGGAGGTAGGCCGTTTCCCAATGCGAACGAAGACTAAGTGCAGAGCCATTAAatattggctgaaattttgtgagCCGGAGCACCAAAATAAACTCTCTGGAATAGcatttacagaccaaattggtcaagataaaaaagaactttggtcaagcaaattaaaacgaCTATTAAATCTCGCAGGTCTTGGCGACATATGGTCAGCGAAAACGAACACTCCCGCAATCATGAACTATATACGACATAGACTCTTAGACATAGAACAGCAAACATGGATTAGCGAAATACACAATGATGAACGAAAGGACccgcatcaaaaaaacaaactaagaacttttaggaaatttaaacttacccatgactacgaaaattacctcacaaatgtaagaaacatcaatcatagagtagcaatcacaaagctaagattaagcaaccacaaactaGCAATTGAACCTGGACGATACGTTAAACCCTATCAACCACCAGACCAAAGAATCTGTCCATTATGTAAAACTGGAATAGAAGACGAagagcattttttgatgaattgcCTAGCCCATAGGGATCCTAGGAGAGAACTGTTCAatacgctaaaaaaggaaactaatcttattcttgactctatgactccaagctctgcctttgcaacgttgataagtatgaaCTCTTACTATACTCTTACTGACAAACTCTCGTTTTTTCCGTCTGCATGTCCgtttaaatttcttctttttgtcttGTAA